A genomic region of Leptolyngbya sp. FACHB-261 contains the following coding sequences:
- a CDS encoding cysteine synthase A, with protein sequence MDIKDGFVGTVGNTPLIRLKSFSEETGCEILGKAEFLNPGGSVKDRAALYMIKDAEEKGLLKPGGTVVEGTAGNTGIGLAHICNARGYKCIIVIPETQSQEKIDALRMLGAEVRTVPAVPYKDPNNYVKLSGRIAQETENAIWANQFDNLANRRAHYETTGPEIWQQTGGKIDGWTCATGTGGTYAGVSLYLKEKNPAVKAVLADPKGSALYSYAKTGELKTEGSSITEGIGNSRVTANMEGVPIDDAVVISDEECVPIVYQLLEKEGLFLGGSSGINVGAAVWLARQLGPGHTIVTILCDSGARYQSRLFSKEWLASKGLVPA encoded by the coding sequence ATGGATATTAAGGATGGTTTTGTCGGTACAGTAGGCAACACACCACTGATTCGCCTAAAGAGTTTTAGTGAAGAGACAGGCTGTGAAATTTTAGGCAAAGCAGAGTTCCTCAATCCTGGTGGTTCTGTCAAGGATCGAGCGGCGCTCTACATGATTAAAGACGCTGAAGAAAAAGGGTTGCTCAAACCTGGCGGTACGGTCGTAGAGGGCACTGCAGGCAATACAGGTATTGGCCTTGCCCATATTTGTAATGCTCGAGGTTACAAGTGCATTATTGTCATTCCTGAAACACAATCACAGGAAAAAATTGATGCCCTACGCATGTTGGGAGCCGAGGTGCGAACCGTGCCTGCAGTTCCTTACAAAGACCCTAATAACTATGTCAAACTGTCGGGCCGTATTGCACAGGAAACTGAAAATGCAATCTGGGCCAATCAATTTGATAACCTTGCCAATCGCCGTGCCCACTACGAGACAACAGGCCCTGAGATTTGGCAACAAACCGGGGGCAAAATTGACGGTTGGACTTGTGCCACGGGGACCGGCGGTACCTACGCAGGTGTCTCCTTGTACCTCAAAGAAAAGAACCCGGCTGTTAAAGCAGTCCTGGCTGATCCCAAAGGCAGCGCCCTCTACAGCTACGCCAAAACCGGTGAACTCAAAACTGAAGGGAGTTCAATTACTGAGGGTATTGGCAACAGTCGGGTGACCGCCAATATGGAGGGGGTTCCTATTGATGATGCCGTGGTTATTTCTGACGAAGAGTGTGTGCCAATTGTCTATCAACTGCTAGAGAAAGAAGGGCTGTTCTTGGGAGGCTCCTCGGGTATTAATGTCGGTGCAGCCGTCTGGTTAGCTCGGCAATTGGGACCAGGTCATACGATTGTGACTATTTTGTGTGACAGTGGCGCTCGTTATCAGTCACGGCTGTTCAGCAAGGAGTGGCTAGCCTCTAAAGGTCTAGTCCCTGCCTAG
- a CDS encoding peroxiredoxin — translation MALRLGDVVPDFTQDSTHGEIHFFDWAGDNWVILFSHPKDFTPVCTTELGEVARLKPEFDKRNVKALALSVDDVDSHKGWVGDIEETQGSALNYPILADPDRKVSDLYDMIHPNANDTLTVRSVFVIDPNRKLRLTLTYPASTGRNFDELLRVIDSLQLTDNYSVATPANWKDGDDCVIVPSLKDPEVLKEKFPKGYREVKPYLRLTPQPNR, via the coding sequence ATGGCTCTCCGATTAGGCGATGTTGTTCCCGACTTTACCCAGGATTCTACCCACGGGGAAATCCACTTTTTCGACTGGGCTGGTGATAATTGGGTGATCCTTTTCTCTCACCCCAAGGACTTTACCCCGGTTTGCACTACAGAACTAGGGGAAGTGGCAAGGCTCAAGCCCGAGTTTGACAAGCGCAATGTCAAAGCCCTAGCACTAAGCGTGGATGACGTTGACTCCCACAAAGGCTGGGTTGGTGACATTGAAGAAACGCAAGGCAGCGCCCTCAACTACCCGATCCTGGCTGACCCCGATCGCAAGGTTTCTGACCTCTACGACATGATTCACCCCAACGCTAACGACACCTTAACGGTGCGTTCAGTGTTCGTGATTGATCCCAACAGAAAGCTGCGCCTAACTCTGACCTACCCAGCCAGCACCGGACGCAATTTTGATGAATTGCTGCGGGTAATTGACTCCCTACAGCTGACCGATAACTACAGCGTTGCCACACCAGCTAACTGGAAAGATGGCGACGACTGCGTGATTGTACCTTCTCTTAAGGATCCTGAGGTCCTCAAGGAGAAGTTCCCCAAAGGTTACCGCGAAGTGAAGCCCTACCTGCGCTTAACTCCCCAACCTAATCGTTAG
- the ftsH gene encoding ATP-dependent zinc metalloprotease FtsH — translation MKSSRKVGFLWQLQTSLLSLMIAQGTLLGLPASAQLRTDSNSATPNGSSLSYSQFLRYIDEGRVLKVDLYESTQTAEVELESEDGKGGPRTVRLNLPVNDPDLIRKLRSSEVDLAVWPNPPGRLAWGLLGNLLLVGLLLGSLVLLFRRSGSMGGPGQAMNFGKSRARFAMEAKTGVLFDDVAGIEEAKEELQEVVTFLKKPERFTAVGAKIPKGVLLIGPPGTGKTLLAKAIAGEAGVPFFSISGSEFVEMFVGVGASRVRDLFKKAKENAPCIIFIDEIDAVGRQRGAGIGGGNDEREQTLNQLLTEMDGFEGNTGIIIIAATNRPDVLDSALLRPGRFDRQVMVDLPTYKGRLGILQVHARDKKLADDVSLEVLARRTPGFSGAGLANLLNEAAILTARRRKDMITMLEVDDAIDRVTIGLTLNPLLDSKGKRILAYHEIGHALLGTLLPHTDPLSKVTVIPRSGGVGGFAQFEPAEEMGLESRAKILDEITMTLGGRTAEELIFGDAEVTTGASNDLQHITSLARQMVTRFGMSDLGPVALESQQSEVFLGRDWMSRSEYSESIASRIDQQVRQIVTHCHSEARRILSAHRVLIDRLVDLLIDQETIDGEEFRQIVAEYTPVPEKALSVPHF, via the coding sequence ATGAAGTCGTCCCGTAAAGTTGGCTTTCTCTGGCAACTCCAGACCTCTCTGCTTAGCCTGATGATTGCGCAGGGAACCCTGCTAGGTCTTCCAGCCAGCGCCCAATTGCGTACCGATTCAAACTCGGCCACCCCGAATGGGTCCTCGCTCAGCTACAGCCAGTTTCTCAGATATATCGACGAGGGCCGTGTGCTCAAGGTTGACCTTTACGAGAGCACGCAAACGGCTGAAGTGGAATTAGAGAGCGAAGACGGCAAGGGCGGCCCTCGCACCGTGCGGTTAAATCTGCCGGTCAACGACCCGGATTTGATTCGCAAGCTGAGATCGAGCGAGGTGGATCTAGCCGTTTGGCCCAATCCTCCTGGTCGGCTCGCTTGGGGGCTCCTTGGTAACTTATTGCTGGTCGGATTACTTCTGGGCAGCCTGGTACTGCTGTTCCGACGCTCTGGCAGCATGGGCGGCCCTGGACAAGCCATGAACTTTGGCAAGTCCCGCGCTCGCTTCGCTATGGAGGCCAAGACCGGCGTCCTCTTCGATGATGTCGCTGGCATTGAAGAAGCCAAAGAAGAACTCCAAGAAGTCGTCACCTTCCTCAAGAAGCCCGAGCGCTTCACCGCAGTGGGTGCCAAGATTCCCAAAGGCGTGCTACTAATCGGCCCTCCTGGGACGGGCAAAACTCTGTTGGCTAAAGCAATTGCTGGCGAAGCTGGTGTGCCCTTCTTCAGCATCTCGGGCTCTGAGTTCGTCGAGATGTTTGTCGGGGTCGGTGCTTCTCGGGTGAGAGACCTATTCAAGAAAGCTAAGGAGAATGCGCCCTGCATCATCTTCATCGATGAGATCGATGCGGTGGGACGGCAGCGAGGAGCGGGGATTGGCGGTGGCAACGACGAGCGAGAGCAGACGCTCAACCAGTTGCTGACGGAGATGGATGGGTTTGAGGGGAACACAGGGATTATCATCATCGCGGCGACCAACCGGCCCGATGTGTTGGACTCTGCCTTGCTGCGCCCCGGTCGTTTTGACCGGCAGGTGATGGTGGACCTGCCCACCTACAAGGGCCGTTTAGGCATCCTGCAAGTCCACGCCCGCGATAAGAAGCTAGCTGATGATGTTTCGCTGGAGGTACTAGCCCGTCGCACTCCCGGTTTCTCGGGTGCGGGGCTAGCCAACTTGCTCAACGAGGCTGCCATCCTGACCGCTCGCCGGCGCAAAGACATGATCACGATGCTGGAGGTGGATGACGCTATTGACCGCGTCACCATTGGCCTCACCCTCAATCCCTTACTAGATTCCAAAGGCAAGCGCATTCTGGCCTATCACGAAATCGGTCATGCTCTCTTGGGCACCCTCCTACCTCACACCGATCCCTTAAGCAAGGTAACGGTGATTCCTCGATCGGGTGGTGTAGGCGGTTTTGCCCAGTTTGAACCAGCTGAAGAGATGGGTCTAGAGAGCCGAGCCAAAATTCTCGATGAGATCACCATGACCCTGGGAGGCAGAACCGCCGAGGAGCTGATCTTTGGTGATGCGGAAGTTACCACCGGTGCTTCCAATGATCTGCAACATATCACCAGCCTCGCGCGGCAGATGGTGACCCGGTTTGGAATGTCAGATTTGGGTCCTGTTGCGCTTGAAAGCCAGCAGAGCGAGGTCTTCTTGGGCCGCGATTGGATGTCTCGCTCAGAATACTCTGAGTCGATTGCGTCTCGAATTGACCAGCAAGTCAGGCAGATTGTCACCCACTGTCATAGCGAGGCTCGGCGCATCTTGAGCGCTCACCGAGTGCTGATTGACCGGCTAGTGGACTTGTTGATCGATCAAGAAACTATTGATGGCGAGGAGTTCCGCCAAATCGTTGCGGAGTATACCCCTGTTCCTGAAAAAGCTTTAAGCGTGCCCCACTTCTAG
- a CDS encoding DUF760 domain-containing protein → MAFNPNDASFFSVDSADVAAGNPLLKYLQHQSPEVLANVARSVSPEVRQIISQNIQGLVGMLPSEAFNVQVTTDRENLAGMLASAMMTGYFLRQMEQRMQLDHQLAGLSGLDKPE, encoded by the coding sequence ATGGCCTTTAACCCGAATGATGCCAGCTTTTTCAGCGTGGATTCGGCAGATGTAGCTGCTGGTAACCCATTGCTGAAGTACCTGCAGCACCAGTCCCCGGAGGTTCTAGCAAACGTTGCCCGCTCGGTGAGCCCCGAGGTTCGGCAGATTATCTCCCAGAATATTCAAGGGCTGGTGGGGATGCTGCCGTCTGAAGCCTTTAACGTTCAAGTCACGACTGATCGGGAAAATTTAGCTGGCATGTTGGCCTCAGCCATGATGACCGGTTACTTTCTGCGCCAAATGGAACAGCGCATGCAGCTTGATCACCAGCTCGCGGGCCTGTCTGGCTTAGACAAGCCTGAATAA
- a CDS encoding alpha/beta fold hydrolase: MTADILCQSETIGDIPVLQVAAAEQFYQALPTVFIQHDLLGSKDWELRYGYPLAQAGFRAVLIDAPGHGERRLPAVSFDQMMLHAFWEMVQQTVTDLDTVRFELLQRGLLQADRLGILGISLGGMIGFGALAQLPWVRTLVSLMGTPDWIGFIEWTRQQWALQGEDFPLSEAQVQEQIQSLHATNPIDQFAQFAGKPILMWHGLADGVVPIEGNRNLWRKLQPAYTEQPDALQLVEMPGQGHSTTSACLDLSLSWFGRYLLG; the protein is encoded by the coding sequence ATGACGGCAGATATTTTGTGCCAAAGCGAAACTATTGGCGACATCCCGGTTTTACAGGTTGCGGCAGCCGAGCAGTTTTACCAAGCCCTGCCTACGGTCTTCATCCAGCATGATCTTCTGGGCAGCAAGGACTGGGAACTGCGCTATGGTTACCCACTCGCGCAGGCCGGTTTTCGTGCTGTCCTGATCGACGCGCCCGGTCACGGTGAGCGGCGCCTCCCTGCCGTTTCATTCGACCAAATGATGCTCCATGCCTTTTGGGAAATGGTGCAGCAAACCGTTACTGATCTAGATACGGTGCGCTTTGAACTGCTACAGCGAGGATTGCTGCAAGCTGACCGTCTAGGTATTTTGGGCATTTCCCTGGGTGGGATGATCGGCTTTGGTGCTTTAGCTCAGCTTCCTTGGGTCCGGACCCTGGTTTCGCTGATGGGTACACCGGACTGGATCGGATTCATTGAGTGGACGCGGCAACAATGGGCGTTGCAAGGCGAAGATTTCCCTCTGTCTGAGGCCCAAGTTCAGGAGCAGATTCAGAGCTTGCACGCTACCAACCCAATCGATCAATTTGCGCAGTTTGCGGGTAAGCCAATTCTGATGTGGCACGGGCTAGCTGACGGGGTGGTGCCAATTGAAGGCAATCGCAATTTGTGGCGCAAACTGCAACCTGCTTATACAGAGCAACCAGATGCGCTCCAGTTAGTCGAGATGCCGGGGCAAGGACACAGTACGACTAGTGCTTGTCTGGATCTGAGCTTAAGTTGGTTTGGCCGTTACCTGTTAGGTTAG
- a CDS encoding PAS domain S-box protein produces MVAGLHISELAKLEALCQTQDLGTNLETALRDLVQLAAQACNSPMALLQLADSECYEVPANLGFGMTDAIQEASQALDLRLLCQGSADITFVTNTTLDKQFGKTSVSSLVSPFSELRFCVLIPLLHTPTVQAPELESAAGEVPLAVLCVASPEPHSLSANQIEALRALGRQVVSQLKLRRSLMALSSITEKLRQSVITLPPAPLKPTCKQRWVNAKNDALRDALTPNALKSGKPASSRTSEQIRAEIQAKFGFVPPFFGPAEETPEVLENLWQQTLAAYVNNPLPALFKEKLSTYLSRYCAVPYCMVCHSCTLRPLGLQAREVLALLQAPSPSVDDVNQHLQHLATHASLLTHWPAAHSSLESSLLACAIFMALEREHSEFCRQELRRLLGPVQYQHLVTFIAYVKTCHVWMEAHPEVAYEADQRVQKNLPALLLEEPALANFFRDYQEQIRYERQSQAERLAELAERQRHERALRQAATENLKLAQALASVSDGVLITDPNQPDNPVIYANSAFLRTTGYEPEEILGRNCRFLQGTDTDPEVVAQIGRAIAEQREIRAVLLNYRKDGESFWSELRISPVFSEAGHCLYFVGIQTDITERKRAEQKIREQAALLDITTDAITVCDLEQHLLFWSKGAERLYGWQIEEVLGQPVDQLLHEEKTLLTQIQRTLLETGEWQGELHQVTKTGREIIVSSRWTLVRDSDGKPKSALVVSTDITEKKQLEAQFLRAQRMESLGTLAGGIAHDLNNILTPILLSVQLLKRSVTNERAQQLLTTLENNGKRGANLVKQVLSFARGADGERTFLQIKHLISEIETVARETFPRSITIKSQLAPDLWMLSGDATQLHQVLMNLCVNARDAMPNGGTLSMTAANLLLTRQDLRRHLGAQVGPYVVLTVSDTGTGMRPEVVDRIFEPFFTTKEVGKGTGLGLSTVMGIIRSHGGFVEVDSKVGRGTQFQVYLPAIEQAVAQPVEEVELPPGNGELILVVDDEAPVREITQAFLELYNYRVLLAQDGIEAVALYVQHQAEIGAVLLDMMMPVMDGTTTARTLQKLNPKVKILATSGLAANEKVTEASAMGIAAFLAKPYSTQELLRALRGVLHTSEAGI; encoded by the coding sequence ATGGTGGCTGGACTGCACATTAGCGAGTTGGCAAAACTTGAAGCGCTTTGCCAAACTCAAGACCTTGGAACAAACCTTGAGACAGCATTACGTGACCTTGTCCAATTAGCTGCTCAGGCTTGTAACTCGCCCATGGCTTTGCTTCAGCTTGCTGATAGCGAATGCTACGAGGTTCCAGCCAACCTTGGCTTTGGCATGACGGATGCTATTCAGGAGGCAAGTCAAGCGCTTGACTTGCGGCTTCTGTGCCAGGGCTCAGCTGACATTACGTTCGTGACCAATACAACGCTAGACAAGCAGTTTGGCAAAACGAGCGTCAGCTCACTGGTTAGCCCATTCTCCGAATTGCGCTTTTGTGTACTCATACCGCTGCTGCATACCCCAACGGTTCAGGCTCCAGAGCTGGAGAGCGCTGCGGGAGAGGTGCCACTGGCTGTATTGTGCGTTGCCAGTCCAGAGCCCCATAGTCTAAGCGCTAACCAGATAGAAGCTCTACGAGCACTCGGTCGCCAGGTGGTCAGCCAGCTCAAACTCAGGCGTAGCTTGATGGCCCTAAGCAGCATTACAGAGAAACTGCGGCAAAGCGTCATTACTCTGCCCCCTGCCCCCTTGAAACCAACCTGTAAACAGCGCTGGGTCAATGCCAAAAACGATGCTTTGAGAGATGCCTTGACCCCTAATGCCTTGAAATCTGGGAAGCCTGCTTCATCTCGAACCAGCGAGCAGATTAGAGCAGAAATCCAGGCCAAATTTGGTTTTGTGCCGCCTTTCTTTGGCCCAGCGGAAGAGACGCCAGAGGTTTTAGAAAATTTGTGGCAGCAAACGCTGGCGGCCTACGTCAACAATCCCCTGCCTGCCCTGTTCAAGGAGAAGCTATCTACGTATCTCTCACGCTATTGCGCAGTCCCCTATTGCATGGTGTGCCACAGTTGCACCCTCCGTCCTCTGGGTCTTCAGGCTCGGGAAGTGTTGGCGCTGTTGCAAGCTCCTTCACCCTCAGTGGACGATGTCAACCAGCATCTTCAACACCTAGCAACCCACGCCAGTCTCCTAACCCACTGGCCAGCAGCTCACTCCAGCCTCGAATCCAGCCTACTCGCTTGTGCCATTTTCATGGCGCTGGAGCGAGAGCATAGCGAGTTCTGCCGTCAGGAGTTGCGCCGCTTACTAGGACCTGTTCAGTATCAGCACCTAGTCACATTCATCGCCTACGTCAAAACCTGCCATGTGTGGATGGAAGCCCATCCAGAGGTAGCCTACGAAGCGGACCAGCGCGTCCAGAAGAACCTTCCTGCTTTGTTACTAGAAGAACCTGCGCTGGCTAACTTCTTCCGCGACTACCAAGAGCAGATCCGCTACGAGCGTCAGAGCCAAGCCGAGCGCTTAGCAGAGTTAGCAGAGCGGCAACGGCACGAACGAGCTCTGCGGCAGGCGGCGACTGAGAACTTGAAGCTGGCTCAAGCCCTAGCCTCAGTGTCAGATGGTGTTTTGATTACCGACCCTAACCAGCCAGACAACCCGGTTATTTACGCTAACTCCGCCTTTCTACGCACCACAGGGTACGAGCCAGAGGAAATTCTGGGCCGCAATTGTCGTTTCTTGCAAGGCACAGACACTGACCCAGAGGTCGTGGCTCAAATCGGTCGGGCTATCGCCGAGCAACGGGAAATCAGAGCTGTCTTGCTGAACTACCGCAAAGATGGGGAATCGTTCTGGAGTGAGTTGAGAATCTCGCCGGTATTCTCTGAAGCAGGCCACTGCCTCTATTTCGTCGGCATCCAAACCGACATTACCGAGCGCAAACGGGCAGAGCAGAAAATCCGCGAACAAGCAGCCCTCTTAGATATCACGACTGATGCCATTACGGTTTGCGATCTTGAGCAACACCTGTTGTTTTGGAGCAAGGGGGCCGAGCGGCTGTATGGCTGGCAGATCGAGGAAGTGCTGGGTCAGCCGGTCGATCAGTTGCTCCACGAAGAAAAGACACTGCTGACCCAAATTCAGCGCACTCTACTGGAAACAGGCGAGTGGCAGGGTGAACTCCATCAAGTCACAAAAACAGGTCGAGAAATCATCGTCTCCAGCCGTTGGACCTTGGTCCGGGATAGCGATGGCAAACCCAAGTCAGCGCTGGTAGTCAGTACAGATATCACCGAGAAAAAGCAGTTAGAAGCACAATTCTTGCGGGCCCAGCGCATGGAAAGCTTGGGCACTCTGGCAGGTGGTATTGCACATGATCTCAACAATATCCTGACGCCGATTTTGCTCTCCGTTCAGCTGCTCAAGCGCAGTGTAACCAATGAACGGGCTCAGCAGCTGCTAACAACTCTAGAAAACAACGGCAAACGGGGCGCTAACCTGGTCAAGCAAGTTCTGTCATTTGCGCGGGGAGCTGATGGTGAGCGCACGTTTTTGCAGATCAAACACCTGATTTCAGAAATTGAGACCGTTGCCCGTGAGACGTTTCCTAGGTCGATCACGATCAAGAGTCAACTCGCTCCTGATCTCTGGATGCTCTCTGGCGACGCGACTCAGTTGCATCAGGTGCTAATGAACCTCTGTGTCAATGCTCGTGATGCCATGCCTAATGGTGGCACCTTGAGTATGACCGCTGCTAACCTGCTGCTCACTCGCCAGGATCTTAGAAGGCACCTTGGGGCCCAAGTTGGACCCTACGTGGTACTTACAGTCAGCGATACGGGCACTGGCATGCGACCAGAGGTTGTAGATCGCATCTTCGAGCCCTTTTTCACAACCAAAGAAGTCGGCAAGGGTACAGGGCTAGGTCTATCGACCGTGATGGGCATCATCAGAAGTCATGGTGGCTTTGTCGAAGTTGACAGCAAGGTGGGCAGAGGCACCCAGTTTCAGGTGTATTTGCCAGCGATTGAGCAAGCTGTAGCCCAACCCGTTGAGGAAGTTGAACTACCGCCGGGCAATGGTGAGCTGATTCTCGTGGTCGATGATGAAGCGCCCGTCCGCGAGATTACTCAGGCCTTTTTAGAGCTGTACAACTACCGGGTTTTACTGGCCCAAGATGGGATCGAAGCAGTTGCACTGTATGTTCAGCATCAAGCTGAGATCGGCGCCGTGCTGCTCGACATGATGATGCCAGTCATGGATGGCACCACGACGGCTCGCACCTTACAGAAGCTCAATCCCAAGGTCAAAATCTTGGCAACTAGTGGTCTAGCCGCCAATGAGAAGGTTACGGAAGCTTCGGCAATGGGCATTGCTGCTTTTCTGGCGAAACCCTATTCCACCCAAGAATTGCTGAGAGCGCTCCGGGGCGTTCTGCATACCAGTGAGGCTGGCATCTGA
- a CDS encoding endo-1,4-beta-xylanase: MTKHFANSRRQVLLGLQALAGLTTLTALGQFRLGWGTTMAQATRNLPKTRETSLGIRADAKGLLYGAAGRYRHLSSDAAYAAAFVQQCSILVPENELKWQALRPAPDQFDFQQADWLANFARAHDLKFRGHTLLWHIGMPKWFKTTVNRQNAEQFLREHITTVVSRYAGTMHSWDVVNEAINPGDGRADGLRNTAWLKFLGPDYIDLAFRLAAAADPQALLVYNDFGLDYDTAEEEARRVATLKLLERLKSQGTPIHALGIQAHLLFGGDATSFNVSKLRSFLKAVADLGLKILITELDVKDQQLPSDISERDDLVAKAYEDYLTTVLSEPAVSAVLTWGLSDCYTWLTSYRPRQDGAPARPLPLDAQLQRKPAWYAMAQAFDQAPQRPTPRI, translated from the coding sequence TTGACTAAACACTTCGCAAACAGCCGACGGCAGGTTTTATTGGGGTTACAGGCTCTAGCAGGGCTAACAACCTTGACAGCGCTGGGGCAATTTCGCTTGGGATGGGGCACCACGATGGCTCAAGCAACCAGGAACCTGCCCAAGACTAGGGAGACGTCCTTGGGCATCCGCGCCGACGCCAAAGGCTTGCTATACGGGGCTGCGGGACGTTACCGCCATCTGAGCAGCGATGCTGCGTATGCTGCTGCCTTTGTCCAGCAGTGCTCAATTCTAGTACCTGAGAATGAACTGAAATGGCAAGCCTTACGCCCTGCCCCTGACCAGTTTGATTTCCAGCAGGCAGATTGGCTCGCTAACTTTGCTCGCGCTCACGATCTGAAATTTCGGGGGCACACATTGCTCTGGCATATTGGTATGCCTAAGTGGTTTAAGACCACGGTGAACCGTCAGAATGCTGAGCAATTTTTGCGCGAGCACATCACCACAGTGGTCAGCCGCTATGCGGGGACTATGCACTCCTGGGATGTGGTCAACGAAGCGATCAACCCGGGTGATGGACGAGCTGATGGCCTGCGCAATACAGCTTGGCTGAAATTTTTGGGACCAGACTATATTGACCTTGCCTTTCGCTTGGCGGCGGCAGCCGATCCGCAGGCCTTGCTGGTCTACAACGACTTTGGGCTTGATTACGATACAGCTGAAGAAGAAGCCAGGCGAGTCGCAACCCTCAAACTTCTAGAACGATTGAAATCTCAAGGGACGCCCATTCATGCCTTAGGCATTCAGGCGCACTTACTGTTTGGCGGAGATGCGACTAGTTTCAATGTCAGCAAACTGCGCAGTTTCTTAAAAGCCGTCGCCGATTTGGGCTTGAAGATTCTGATCACCGAACTGGACGTTAAAGACCAACAATTGCCCTCGGACATCTCGGAACGCGATGACTTGGTAGCTAAGGCTTACGAAGATTATTTAACTACTGTGTTGTCTGAACCAGCAGTGAGTGCTGTTCTTACCTGGGGGTTGAGCGACTGCTATACCTGGCTCACCAGTTATCGCCCCCGTCAAGACGGAGCTCCAGCTCGTCCCCTGCCTTTAGATGCCCAATTGCAGCGTAAACCCGCTTGGTACGCCATGGCCCAAGCCTTCGACCAGGCTCCTCAACGTCCCACACCGCGAATCTAA
- a CDS encoding four-carbon acid sugar kinase family protein, translating into MDKQPKVIVLDDDPTGSQTVHSCLLLMRWDVDTLRLGLADDSPIFFVLTNTRALPPEQAAVVTREACHNLKQALAAEAVEDFLVVSRSDSTLRGHYPVETDVIAEELGPFDAHFLVLAFFEGGRVTRDSVHYLKINGVDTPVHETEFARDSVFGYHHSYLPDYVAEKTQGRIKAAEVERFLLADIRKGSLQRLLKLEHNQCGVVDGETQADLNRFAADVLAAAQQGKRFLFRSAASWLTALAALPPQPIAATDMAQYVRGEKPGAVVVGSHVKKTTEQLERLLQEPGTVPVEVEVARLLERTTDPRPILLQQALEQVQKAHQQGKTPVVFTSRQELSFEDSQTRLQFGEAVSRLLMDIVQGLPSDIGFLISKGGITSNDVLSTGLALRSARLLGQILAGCSMVRTPVDHPQFPDLPVVLFPGNVGDADALATVYRRLSNSQ; encoded by the coding sequence ATGGATAAACAGCCGAAAGTAATCGTCTTGGATGATGACCCAACCGGTTCCCAAACCGTTCACAGTTGCCTGCTGCTCATGCGTTGGGATGTAGATACCCTGCGCTTGGGACTGGCGGATGACTCACCAATTTTCTTTGTACTGACTAACACGCGAGCCCTACCGCCAGAGCAGGCTGCTGTGGTCACACGCGAGGCTTGCCACAACCTTAAGCAGGCGCTTGCTGCGGAGGCAGTCGAGGATTTTCTAGTAGTTAGCCGCTCTGACTCCACTCTGCGTGGTCATTATCCAGTAGAAACAGATGTGATTGCTGAGGAATTGGGGCCTTTCGACGCGCATTTTCTCGTGCTTGCTTTTTTCGAAGGCGGACGAGTCACACGGGACAGTGTGCATTATCTGAAAATTAATGGTGTAGATACTCCCGTTCACGAGACCGAGTTCGCTCGGGACTCTGTCTTCGGCTATCACCACAGTTACTTGCCCGATTATGTAGCCGAAAAAACGCAGGGCCGAATTAAAGCTGCCGAGGTCGAGCGCTTTTTGCTCGCTGACATTCGCAAGGGAAGTTTGCAACGGCTGCTCAAACTTGAGCACAACCAATGTGGCGTTGTTGACGGCGAAACGCAAGCAGATCTCAACCGCTTTGCTGCGGACGTTTTAGCGGCTGCCCAACAGGGCAAGCGCTTTTTGTTTCGCAGTGCGGCCAGTTGGTTGACCGCTTTAGCCGCGTTGCCACCCCAGCCGATTGCTGCAACAGATATGGCGCAATATGTGCGCGGGGAAAAGCCAGGTGCGGTAGTGGTTGGTTCTCACGTCAAAAAGACCACTGAGCAGCTGGAAAGGTTGTTACAAGAGCCGGGCACAGTACCCGTAGAAGTCGAGGTAGCTCGGCTCCTGGAGCGCACAACTGATCCTCGCCCTATCCTGCTGCAACAAGCTCTAGAACAGGTGCAAAAAGCTCACCAACAGGGCAAAACCCCGGTTGTGTTCACCAGTCGCCAGGAACTCAGCTTTGAAGATAGCCAGACCCGACTACAGTTTGGGGAAGCCGTATCCCGGTTATTAATGGATATTGTGCAGGGTCTGCCCAGCGACATTGGCTTTTTGATCAGTAAGGGAGGGATCACCTCCAATGACGTGCTGAGCACCGGTTTGGCCCTTCGCTCAGCTCGTTTACTGGGCCAGATTCTAGCCGGTTGTTCAATGGTGCGCACACCTGTTGACCATCCCCAATTTCCTGATTTGCCGGTCGTTTTATTCCCCGGTAATGTTGGTGATGCTGATGCCTTGGCCACCGTCTATCGTCGGTTAAGTAACAGCCAATAA